A region from the Flavobacterium enshiense genome encodes:
- a CDS encoding DUF4231 domain-containing protein, giving the protein MQNSEFPNYFQASDNASTKAQKNYLTIMRIDLISMVLASALAIYNYQATESKLYIYVISGLLLLASLILTIILKTKKYEDIWYQGRALAESCKTLTWRFVTCSEYFENSIDVFEAKRRFTERIKELSNEFRGLSNVMDSRTLNFAIITDKMLEVRAYDLANRKSYYIKNRIEDQKNWYENKAEFNSDRHNLWFWTIVASQAASLVSIVILIKTPDCDWNFVGLFTTISASALSWLQLKQHQELKQAYTTATQELNFILALAEQVSNEDNFSKFVLDSENAISREHTLWLAQKRK; this is encoded by the coding sequence ATGCAAAATTCAGAATTTCCAAATTATTTTCAAGCATCAGATAATGCTTCAACAAAAGCACAGAAAAATTATTTAACAATAATGCGCATTGACTTAATATCAATGGTTCTTGCTTCTGCTTTGGCTATTTACAATTATCAAGCAACTGAATCAAAGTTATATATTTACGTTATTTCTGGACTTTTACTACTTGCAAGTTTAATTTTGACAATAATTTTAAAAACAAAAAAATACGAAGATATTTGGTATCAAGGACGGGCTTTAGCTGAATCTTGCAAAACTTTAACATGGCGATTTGTAACTTGTTCTGAATATTTTGAAAATTCGATAGATGTTTTTGAAGCTAAAAGAAGATTCACAGAGAGGATTAAAGAACTATCAAACGAATTTAGAGGACTATCAAACGTAATGGATTCAAGAACTTTAAACTTCGCAATTATCACAGATAAAATGCTTGAAGTTAGAGCGTATGATTTAGCAAATAGAAAGAGCTATTACATTAAAAATAGGATTGAAGACCAAAAAAATTGGTATGAAAACAAAGCCGAATTTAATTCAGATAGACACAATTTATGGTTTTGGACTATTGTTGCCTCTCAAGCAGCTTCTCTAGTAAGCATCGTAATTCTAATTAAAACTCCTGATTGTGATTGGAATTTTGTTGGGCTTTTTACAACAATTTCTGCTTCTGCTCTTAGTTGGCTCCAACTCAAACAGCATCAAGAGTTAAAGCAAGCATATACAACCGCAACTCAAGAATTAAATTTTATATTAGCATTAGCAGAGCAAGTATCAAACGAAGACAATTTTTCAAAATTTGTGTTAGATTCTGAAAATGCAATTTCAAGAGAACATACTTTGTGGTTAGCTCAAAAAAGAAAATAA
- a CDS encoding TIR domain-containing protein, whose product MGHKCFISFKTEDTAYKKYIQENLDCNMIDKSLDEAIESDNEEYIMRKIREDYLSDTTVTIFLIGQHSAENSGFQDQTFIKKELQASLYNGQNNTKNGILGIVLPNMYDKIYTGNGICKTCNSSHTYVNINDNTVVKEFSYNYYIPNNKCSWAPADRYCILVKWSDFVDKPEKYIDLAFNKRTSEISSKTKVRP is encoded by the coding sequence ATGGGACACAAGTGTTTTATTTCTTTCAAAACAGAAGACACTGCTTACAAAAAGTACATTCAGGAGAATTTAGACTGTAATATGATTGATAAATCCCTCGATGAAGCTATTGAGTCGGATAATGAAGAATATATTATGAGAAAAATAAGAGAAGATTATCTTTCAGATACTACTGTGACAATTTTTTTAATTGGACAACATTCTGCAGAAAATTCTGGATTTCAGGACCAAACATTTATCAAAAAAGAACTTCAAGCCTCATTATATAATGGTCAAAATAATACTAAAAATGGAATTTTAGGAATCGTTTTACCAAATATGTATGACAAAATTTACACTGGAAATGGTATTTGTAAAACTTGTAATAGTAGCCACACCTATGTTAACATTAATGACAATACAGTTGTAAAAGAATTTTCATATAACTACTACATTCCAAACAACAAATGCTCTTGGGCACCAGCAGACAGGTATTGTATTTTAGTAAAGTGGTCTGATTTTGTTGATAAACCAGAAAAATATATTGACTTAGCATTTAATAAAAGAACAAGCGAAATATCTTCAAAAACCAAAGTTAGACCCTAA
- a CDS encoding nucleoside 2-deoxyribosyltransferase, producing the protein MTNILIEIKKLENSCFVVMPFSSLYQIEYESIIKPTLQELNIKCIRGDEIYSKQRIMDDIWQSIKSCRFVIAELTGKNPNVLYEVGLAHAIGKPVIILTRNSDDVPFDLKDLRYLYYDINDPFWGENLKLGLKSLIQKVIDNPDIDIYLEGIKSLNKSDFPKINSSEDIKPKKIAPKKIVNLSGNWKGSWKNPDLEEHNIILNINQKDDSLSCVATINYYDDEGVITVVQQIFEGKITDNKISIQGVNYTYIERGNSEDYNLDNFQLEYSNNKLKGVTFDNKNEKTDIMLVKQ; encoded by the coding sequence ATGACCAATATACTAATTGAAATTAAAAAACTTGAAAATTCGTGTTTTGTAGTAATGCCATTTAGCTCATTATACCAAATTGAATATGAAAGTATAATAAAACCTACATTACAAGAATTGAATATTAAATGTATAAGAGGTGATGAAATATATTCTAAGCAACGAATAATGGATGATATTTGGCAAAGTATTAAATCTTGTAGATTTGTAATAGCTGAACTAACTGGGAAAAATCCGAATGTTTTATATGAAGTTGGTCTTGCTCATGCGATTGGAAAACCAGTAATAATCTTAACAAGAAATTCAGATGACGTTCCATTTGATTTAAAGGACTTAAGATATTTATATTATGATATAAATGATCCTTTTTGGGGTGAAAATTTAAAATTAGGCTTAAAGTCATTAATTCAAAAAGTTATTGACAATCCTGATATCGATATATATTTAGAAGGTATTAAGAGCTTAAATAAATCAGATTTTCCAAAAATAAATAGCTCAGAAGATATTAAACCTAAAAAAATTGCTCCAAAGAAAATCGTCAATTTATCAGGCAATTGGAAAGGCTCATGGAAGAATCCCGACCTTGAGGAACATAATATTATTTTAAACATTAATCAAAAAGATGATTCATTAAGTTGCGTTGCTACAATTAATTATTATGATGATGAAGGAGTAATAACTGTTGTTCAACAGATTTTTGAAGGAAAAATAACTGATAACAAAATTTCTATTCAAGGTGTCAATTATACATATATTGAAAGAGGAAACTCTGAAGATTATAATTTAGATAACTTTCAATTAGAATATAGCAACAATAAACTTAAGGGTGTAACCTTTGATAATAAAAATGAAAAAACAGATATTATGTTAGTTAAACAATAA
- a CDS encoding DUF2130 domain-containing protein — protein MNEIICPNCKKAFKVDEAGFADILKQVRDHQFEEELQTRLNLAEQEKDSAVKLAEARLKNSLQEELANRDKEILQLKADNERNLSEKLSEKDTLLTELKGKIENAENEKKLSISEALKKVEKERDDKEREILQLNADNERKLSAKLSEKDNLLIELKGKIENAENEKKLSISEALKKIEKERDDLANNVQLKETEKQLLEKSLNEKYSAELRVKDDLIRMKDEEIALRKDMKLRLSTKMLGETLEQHCEIEFNKLRATAFQKAYFEKDNDSKSGSKGDFIYRETDDAGNEIISIMFEMKNEGDETATKKKNEDFLKELDKDRNEKKCEYAVLVSLLEAESEFYNTGIVDVSHKYSKMYVVRPQFFIPIITLLRNAAMNSIQYKAELALVKSQNIDITNFEEKMNKFKEGFARNYDLASRKFKDAIDGIDKTIKELEKTKAALLSSENNLRLANEKTEDLTIKKLTHGNPTMKAKFDELE, from the coding sequence ATGAACGAAATCATTTGCCCTAATTGTAAAAAAGCATTTAAAGTTGATGAAGCAGGATTTGCCGACATTTTAAAACAAGTTCGTGATCATCAATTTGAAGAAGAGTTACAGACTAGATTAAACCTAGCCGAGCAGGAAAAGGACAGTGCAGTTAAACTTGCAGAGGCCCGTCTTAAAAATTCTTTACAAGAAGAACTAGCCAATAGAGATAAAGAAATACTTCAACTGAAAGCAGACAACGAACGTAATTTATCCGAGAAGTTATCAGAAAAGGACACATTACTTACAGAGTTAAAAGGAAAAATAGAAAATGCAGAAAATGAAAAGAAACTTTCTATATCAGAAGCACTTAAAAAAGTGGAAAAAGAAAGAGACGATAAGGAAAGAGAAATACTTCAACTGAATGCCGACAACGAACGCAAATTATCCGCCAAGCTATCAGAAAAGGACAACCTGTTAATCGAGTTAAAGGGTAAAATAGAAAATGCGGAAAATGAAAAAAAACTTTCCATATCAGAAGCACTCAAAAAAATAGAAAAAGAGAGGGACGATTTAGCCAATAATGTTCAACTCAAAGAAACGGAGAAGCAATTATTGGAAAAATCTTTAAATGAAAAATATTCCGCAGAATTAAGGGTAAAAGATGACCTTATCAGGATGAAAGATGAAGAAATTGCACTTCGAAAAGATATGAAGCTCAGACTTTCAACTAAAATGTTAGGTGAAACACTTGAACAACATTGTGAAATTGAATTTAATAAACTTCGTGCAACAGCTTTTCAAAAAGCATATTTTGAAAAAGACAACGACTCAAAATCTGGCAGTAAGGGTGATTTCATTTATAGAGAAACAGACGATGCAGGTAACGAAATAATTTCAATAATGTTTGAAATGAAAAATGAGGGTGACGAAACTGCAACTAAAAAAAAGAATGAAGATTTTTTAAAAGAACTTGACAAAGACCGCAACGAAAAGAAATGTGAATACGCTGTTCTTGTTTCATTATTGGAAGCGGAAAGTGAGTTTTATAATACCGGAATTGTTGATGTATCACACAAATACAGTAAAATGTATGTTGTTCGGCCACAATTTTTTATTCCAATTATTACTTTACTTCGGAATGCTGCTATGAACTCAATTCAGTACAAAGCTGAACTTGCTTTGGTAAAAAGTCAAAATATTGACATTACCAATTTTGAAGAAAAAATGAACAAGTTTAAAGAAGGATTTGCGAGAAATTATGATTTGGCAAGTCGCAAATTTAAAGACGCAATTGACGGAATAGACAAAACCATAAAAGAATTAGAAAAAACTAAAGCTGCTTTGTTGTCGTCTGAAAACAATCTCCGACTTGCAAATGAAAAAACGGAAGACTTAACTATTAAAAAACTAACTCACGGCAATCCGACAATGAAAGCAAAATTTGATGAATTAGAATAA